In the Streptomyces sp. f51 genome, one interval contains:
- a CDS encoding DegT/DnrJ/EryC1/StrS family aminotransferase, with protein MLRAAGVGAGDEVVVPAFGNVEVADAVTEAGATVVFADIDPATYCLDPSAVQAVITPQTAALVVVHRFGRTADLARLRDLGQRHELLVLEQGESEAPYDEIAQRRERAAYLDSRLSGVHTPAGGDGHTYQQYVVRVPGNGRPDRDAFARAVRARGVECRVPVKTPVHRLPGFRRDVQLPETERAADETLSLPVDGTLTKREMQRIVSACNALGGLLQPAF; from the coding sequence ATGCTCAGAGCCGCGGGCGTCGGAGCCGGTGACGAGGTCGTCGTACCGGCCTTCGGGAACGTGGAGGTCGCCGACGCCGTCACCGAGGCCGGCGCCACCGTCGTCTTCGCCGACATAGACCCGGCCACGTACTGCCTGGACCCCTCGGCGGTGCAGGCGGTCATAACTCCCCAGACGGCGGCCCTCGTTGTCGTGCACCGCTTCGGCCGCACCGCCGACCTGGCGCGGCTGCGGGACCTGGGGCAGCGGCATGAGCTGCTGGTGCTCGAACAGGGGGAGTCCGAGGCGCCGTACGACGAGATCGCGCAGCGCAGGGAGCGGGCCGCGTATCTCGACAGCCGGCTCAGTGGCGTACACACACCGGCCGGCGGGGACGGGCACACCTACCAGCAGTACGTGGTGCGCGTGCCCGGCAACGGCCGGCCGGACCGCGACGCCTTCGCAAGGGCCGTACGGGCCAGGGGAGTCGAGTGCCGGGTTCCGGTGAAGACCCCCGTGCACCGTCTGCCCGGGTTCCGCCGGGACGTACAGCTTCCCGAGACCGAGCGGGCCGCAGACGAGACCCTTTCGCTGCCCGTGGACGGGACGTTGACGAAGCGAGAGATGCAGCGGATCGTCTCCGCGTGCAACGCGCTCGGCGGACTGCTGCAACCCGCCTTCTGA
- a CDS encoding SpoIIE family protein phosphatase: MTTGLHPGGTPQDPRPTGHHALPTQERAGLGASHADDRTGSSVITARAAASFEPVGRSVATARSFVRDTLQGWGFADIVDDAVVLTSELVTNAVVHAGTSADVLCLRSDDGVRIEVADHYPEREIPLQATAVNMGSPDREGGRGLQLCAALARRWGVEYTPTHKQVWFQLDLPERAVGTRTAGPSLPADLLPLADGRVRVAVIQIDRTGAINAWNEDAEELFGYAAEQVTGKPLTDLAAWPHTPGTGTGIVEALQLSRWEGSYGVRCADGRVTPVYASHLRVRDTGGEPSTVCLLVRDYERAVLQTPLRGPASDSGSHTEGQATDPFEVFIGSPAPDDLDGLLQRTVERARDMLDGDSAFLLLATDDETELEVRASTGLPSARQRFARVPVEAGPGRYGSARMPAVHEDLTVVPGAVPLLGGTGMRSVVTVPLKVEGRLTGSLGVAAEAPGRYSNEEALRLQFAADRIALAVESARLGELERLRRGSLSFLVEASDLLAGTLDRDQTLALMAQMTVPTLATWCAVYTIADQASDPYLSYVLHEDEELIDGLKALLSKIAPPDPVPTPGARVWAAPAAAAHDAALRTSMRSLGLRGQPSVSSGIGTTLATAAAVGGETVVLPLVARNRVIGMLTLGKPSDEHFRQEILELAEDLSRRAALALDNARLYSERTAISQSLQRSLLPPELPQIEGVEVEVIYRAAGEGNEVGGDFYDLFPIRDGAYGFAIGDVCGTGPEAAAVTGLARHALRLLAREGYGGPAVLERLNSAILDEGARSRFLTLLYGELWPQEDGSAVLKVVCAGHPLPLRLRQDGTVEPAAEPQPLLGVMEDLELYEQRVTLDPGDVLLCVTDGVTERREGTRMLGDDGLADVLTTCTGLTAGAVAARIMRAVERFASDAPSDDMAILAMRVPGLQKD, encoded by the coding sequence ATGACCACCGGACTGCATCCTGGAGGGACACCCCAGGATCCCCGGCCGACAGGGCACCACGCTCTGCCCACACAGGAGCGGGCGGGCCTCGGAGCCTCGCATGCCGACGACCGGACAGGGAGTTCTGTGATCACCGCGCGCGCGGCCGCCAGTTTCGAACCCGTGGGACGGTCCGTCGCGACCGCCCGCTCGTTCGTCCGGGACACGCTCCAGGGCTGGGGCTTCGCCGACATCGTCGACGACGCCGTCGTACTGACCAGCGAACTGGTCACCAATGCCGTCGTGCACGCGGGCACCTCCGCCGACGTTCTGTGTCTGCGCAGCGACGACGGCGTACGCATCGAGGTGGCGGACCACTACCCCGAACGCGAGATCCCACTCCAGGCCACGGCCGTCAACATGGGCAGCCCCGACCGCGAAGGCGGCCGCGGCCTCCAGCTGTGCGCGGCCCTCGCCCGCCGCTGGGGTGTCGAGTACACCCCCACCCACAAGCAGGTCTGGTTCCAGCTCGACCTCCCCGAGCGCGCGGTCGGCACCCGAACCGCCGGCCCCTCGCTCCCCGCGGACCTCCTCCCCCTGGCCGACGGCCGCGTCCGCGTGGCGGTCATCCAGATCGACCGCACCGGCGCGATCAACGCCTGGAACGAGGACGCCGAGGAACTCTTCGGCTACGCGGCCGAGCAGGTCACCGGCAAACCCCTCACCGACCTCGCGGCCTGGCCGCACACCCCCGGCACCGGCACCGGCATCGTCGAGGCCCTCCAACTCTCGCGCTGGGAAGGCAGTTACGGCGTCCGCTGCGCCGACGGCCGGGTCACCCCGGTGTACGCCTCGCACCTGCGCGTCCGCGACACCGGCGGCGAGCCCTCCACCGTCTGCCTCCTGGTCCGCGACTACGAACGCGCCGTCCTCCAGACCCCGTTGCGCGGACCCGCCTCCGACTCGGGCTCCCACACGGAAGGCCAGGCAACGGACCCGTTCGAGGTCTTCATCGGATCGCCGGCCCCCGACGACCTCGACGGCCTCCTCCAGCGCACGGTGGAACGGGCCCGCGACATGCTCGACGGAGACTCCGCCTTCCTGCTCCTCGCGACCGACGACGAGACGGAGTTGGAGGTACGCGCCTCCACGGGCCTGCCCTCCGCGCGCCAGCGCTTCGCCCGCGTCCCCGTCGAGGCGGGCCCCGGCCGCTACGGCTCCGCCCGGATGCCCGCCGTCCACGAGGACCTGACGGTCGTCCCCGGCGCCGTACCGCTCCTCGGCGGCACCGGCATGCGCTCGGTCGTCACCGTCCCGCTGAAGGTCGAGGGCCGCCTCACCGGCTCCCTGGGCGTCGCGGCCGAAGCGCCCGGACGCTACTCCAACGAAGAGGCCCTGCGCCTCCAGTTCGCCGCCGACCGCATCGCCCTGGCGGTGGAATCGGCCCGCCTCGGCGAGCTGGAACGTCTGCGCCGCGGCTCCCTGTCCTTCCTCGTCGAGGCCTCCGACCTGCTCGCCGGCACCCTGGACCGCGACCAGACCCTCGCCCTCATGGCGCAGATGACGGTCCCGACCCTGGCCACCTGGTGTGCCGTCTACACGATCGCCGACCAGGCCTCCGATCCGTACCTCTCGTACGTCCTGCACGAGGACGAGGAACTCATCGACGGCCTCAAGGCGTTGCTCTCGAAGATCGCCCCGCCGGACCCCGTGCCCACCCCGGGCGCCCGCGTCTGGGCGGCCCCCGCCGCGGCCGCCCACGACGCCGCCCTGCGGACCTCGATGCGCAGCCTGGGCCTCCGCGGACAGCCGTCGGTGAGCTCCGGCATCGGCACGACACTCGCGACGGCCGCCGCGGTCGGCGGCGAGACCGTGGTCCTGCCCCTGGTCGCCCGCAACCGGGTCATCGGCATGCTGACCCTCGGCAAGCCGTCGGACGAGCACTTCCGCCAGGAGATCCTGGAGTTGGCCGAGGACCTCTCCCGGCGCGCGGCCCTCGCACTGGACAACGCCCGTCTGTACTCGGAGCGCACGGCCATCAGCCAGTCCCTCCAGCGCAGCCTCCTGCCGCCGGAACTCCCGCAGATCGAGGGCGTCGAGGTCGAGGTCATCTACCGCGCCGCAGGCGAGGGCAACGAAGTCGGCGGCGACTTCTACGACCTCTTCCCGATCCGCGACGGCGCCTACGGCTTCGCCATCGGCGACGTCTGCGGTACGGGCCCGGAGGCGGCGGCGGTCACCGGCCTGGCCCGGCACGCGCTGCGCCTGCTGGCCCGCGAGGGATACGGCGGCCCCGCCGTCCTGGAGCGGCTGAACTCCGCGATCCTCGACGAGGGCGCCCGCAGCCGCTTCCTGACCCTCCTCTACGGCGAGCTGTGGCCCCAGGAGGACGGCAGCGCCGTCCTGAAGGTCGTCTGCGCCGGCCATCCGCTGCCGTTGCGGCTGCGCCAGGACGGCACGGTCGAGCCGGCCGCCGAACCGCAGCCGCTCCTCGGGGTGATGGAGGACCTGGAGCTGTACGAGCAGAGGGTCACGCTCGATCCGGGCGATGTCCTGCTGTGTGTCACGGACGGCGTGACGGAGCGCCGCGAGGGCACCCGCATGCTCGGTGACGACGGCCTGGCCGACGTCCTCACCACGTGCACGGGGCTGACGGCCGGCGCCGTCGCCGCGCGCATCATGCGCGCGGTGGAACGCTTCGCCTCCGACGCCCCGTCGGACGACATGGCGATCCTGGCGATGCGCGTCCCCGGTCTCCAGAAGGACTGA
- a CDS encoding HAMP domain-containing protein, which yields MESGAATRGGRTRAKGGQSLKSGRTPHTGTTEVDTAALNRLLAALVSMRDGNFRKRLTVSGDGVMSEISAVFNEVADRNMHLTGELSRVRRVVGREGKLTERLEAGAGEGAWAAAIDASNALVDDLVRPVSEVGRVLSAVAEGDLSPRMDLRAQAADGNGHPLRGEFLKVGRTVNNLVDQLSTFTDEVTRVASEVGTEGKLGGQARVRGMSGSWKDLTDSVNTMAYRLTAQVRDIALVTTAVAKGDLSRKVTVHVAGEMLELKNTVNTMVDQLSSFSSEVTRVAREVGTEGELGGQAQVPGVAGVWKDLTDSVNLMAGNLTAQVRGIAQVTTAVASGDLSQKVTVSARGEVAQLAETINQMTETLRTFADEVTRVANEVGGEGRLGGQANVPGAAGTWKDLTDSVNTVFRNLTTQVRDIAAVTTAVANGDLSQKVSVQVAGEMLELKNTVNTMVDQLSSFGVEVTRVAREVGVEGELGGQAQVPGVAGTWKDLTDSVNTAFQNLTGQVRNIAQVTTAVANGDLSQKVTVEVAGEMLELKVTVNTMVDQLSSFADQVTRMARDVGTEGRLGGQARVDGVSGTWKELTDSVNFMAGNLTSQVRQIAQVTTAVARGDLSQKIDVDARGEILELKNTINTMVDQLSAFADQVTRVARDVGTEGRLGGQAQVPGVAGVWRDLTDSVNGMAGNLTAQVRNIAQVATAVARGDLSQKIDVDARGEILELKNTLNTMVDQLSNFAEQVTRVAREVGTEGILGGQAEVQGVSGTWKDLTQSVNFMANNLTSQVRNIAEVTTAVAMGDLSKKITVDAKGEILELVTTVNTMVDQLSSFAEQVTRVAREVGTEGQLGGQARVPGVTGIWKDLSDNVNLMAYNLTMQVRNISQVAAAVANGDLTRTVTIKASGEVAQLADTFNTMVKTLSSFAEQVTKVAREVGTDGILGGQAHVPGVAGTWKDLTESVNGMASNLTGQVRNIAMVTTAIAKGDLTKKIDIDARGEILELKTTINTMVDQLSSFAEEVTRVAREVGTEGQLGGQARVRDVDGTWRDLTESVNEMAGNLTRQVRAIARVATAVTRGDLNLKIDVDASGEIQELQDYINKMIANLRDTTIANKEQDWLKGNLARISALMQGRRDLDDVASLIMSELTPVVSAQHGAFFLSMPLVDGKDAGTEDDEAYELRMLGSYGYSMGSMPTSFRPGEALIGTAAQEKRTILVENAPSGYLKISSGLGEAPPAQVIVLPVLFEGTVLGVIELASFTPFTQIQKDFLNQIAEMIATSVNTISVNTKTEVLLRQSQELTEQLRERSAELENRQKALQDSNAELEDKAELLAQQNRDIEVKNTEIEEARQVLEERAEQLAVSMRYKSEFLANMSHELRTPLNSLLILAKLLADNADTNLTPKQVEFAETIHGAGSDLLQLINDILDLSKVEAGKMDVSPTRIALVQLVDYVEATFRPLTAEKGLDFSVRVSPELPATLHTDEQRLLQVLRNLLSNAVKFTDSGAVELVIRPAGADVPVAIREQLLESGSLRDADADLIAFSVTDTGIGIAASKMRVIFEAFKQADGTTSRKYGGTGLGLSISREIARLLGGEIYAQSEPGRGSTFTLYLPLHPSELPPQGYGQLAPTMEAGELLASEAELRSIGMPAEVKSYQDAQNGPAALFRRRRRALPTAEQRADAAGQQEGSAGAAQEPWAAGQQDAGTQQGRGIRFEGEKVLIVDDDIRNVFALTSVLEQHGLSVLYAENGREGIEVLEQHDDVTVVLMDIMMPEMDGYATTTAIRRMPQFAGLPIIALTAKAMKGDREKAIESGASDYVTKPVDPDHLLSVMAQWMRQG from the coding sequence GTGGAGTCTGGCGCAGCGACGCGGGGCGGTAGGACGCGCGCGAAAGGCGGACAGTCCCTGAAGAGCGGGCGCACACCGCACACCGGCACCACCGAGGTGGACACGGCGGCCCTGAACAGGCTGCTGGCGGCCCTGGTGTCGATGAGGGACGGCAACTTCCGCAAGCGGCTCACTGTTTCCGGCGACGGCGTGATGTCCGAGATCTCGGCCGTCTTCAACGAGGTCGCCGACCGCAACATGCACCTGACGGGTGAGCTGTCGCGGGTACGGCGTGTGGTGGGCCGTGAGGGAAAACTCACGGAACGGCTGGAGGCGGGCGCCGGTGAGGGCGCCTGGGCGGCCGCGATCGACGCGTCGAACGCGCTGGTGGACGATCTCGTACGACCCGTCTCCGAGGTCGGCCGGGTACTGTCCGCGGTCGCGGAGGGCGATCTGTCGCCGCGCATGGACCTGCGCGCGCAGGCGGCCGACGGGAACGGGCATCCGCTGCGCGGTGAGTTCCTGAAGGTCGGCCGAACGGTCAACAACCTGGTGGACCAGCTGTCGACGTTCACCGACGAGGTCACGCGTGTGGCCAGCGAGGTGGGCACGGAGGGCAAGCTGGGCGGTCAGGCCCGGGTCCGCGGTATGTCCGGTTCGTGGAAGGACCTCACGGACTCGGTCAACACGATGGCGTACCGGCTCACCGCCCAGGTGCGTGACATCGCTCTCGTGACGACGGCGGTCGCCAAGGGTGATCTGTCGCGGAAGGTCACCGTTCATGTGGCCGGCGAGATGCTGGAGCTGAAGAACACCGTCAACACGATGGTCGACCAGCTGTCCTCGTTCTCCTCCGAGGTGACCCGTGTCGCGCGCGAGGTGGGTACGGAGGGTGAGCTGGGCGGTCAGGCCCAGGTGCCCGGTGTGGCCGGTGTGTGGAAGGACCTCACCGATTCGGTGAACCTCATGGCCGGGAACCTGACGGCCCAGGTGCGCGGGATCGCGCAGGTGACCACGGCGGTGGCGAGCGGTGACCTGTCGCAGAAGGTGACCGTCTCCGCGCGCGGTGAGGTCGCGCAGCTCGCCGAGACGATCAACCAGATGACCGAGACGCTGCGGACGTTCGCCGACGAGGTCACGCGTGTCGCCAACGAGGTGGGCGGCGAGGGCCGGCTCGGCGGTCAGGCGAACGTTCCGGGGGCGGCGGGGACGTGGAAGGACCTGACGGACTCCGTCAACACGGTCTTCCGGAACCTCACCACCCAGGTGCGTGACATCGCGGCCGTGACGACCGCCGTGGCCAACGGTGACCTGTCGCAGAAGGTCAGTGTCCAGGTCGCCGGCGAGATGCTGGAGCTGAAGAACACCGTCAACACGATGGTCGACCAGCTGTCGTCGTTCGGTGTCGAGGTCACGCGGGTGGCGCGCGAGGTCGGCGTCGAGGGTGAACTGGGCGGCCAGGCACAGGTTCCGGGAGTGGCCGGAACGTGGAAGGACCTGACGGACTCCGTCAACACGGCGTTCCAGAACCTGACCGGCCAGGTGCGCAACATCGCCCAGGTGACCACCGCGGTCGCGAACGGCGATCTGTCGCAGAAGGTCACCGTCGAGGTCGCCGGCGAGATGCTGGAGCTGAAGGTCACCGTGAACACCATGGTGGACCAGCTGTCGAGCTTCGCCGACCAGGTGACGCGGATGGCCCGTGACGTGGGCACGGAGGGCCGCCTCGGCGGACAGGCCCGGGTGGACGGTGTGTCCGGCACCTGGAAGGAACTCACGGACTCCGTCAACTTCATGGCGGGGAACCTGACTTCGCAGGTACGGCAGATCGCGCAGGTGACCACGGCGGTCGCCCGGGGTGATCTCTCGCAGAAGATCGACGTGGACGCGCGCGGCGAGATCCTGGAGCTGAAGAACACCATCAACACGATGGTCGACCAGCTCTCCGCGTTCGCCGACCAGGTGACCCGGGTGGCCCGTGACGTGGGTACGGAGGGCCGGCTCGGCGGGCAGGCGCAGGTGCCCGGTGTCGCCGGTGTGTGGCGCGACCTGACCGACTCGGTGAACGGCATGGCCGGCAACCTCACCGCCCAGGTGCGCAACATCGCGCAGGTCGCGACGGCGGTGGCCCGCGGTGACCTGTCGCAGAAGATCGACGTGGACGCGCGCGGCGAGATCCTGGAGCTGAAGAACACCCTCAACACGATGGTGGACCAGCTCTCGAACTTCGCCGAGCAGGTGACGCGGGTGGCCCGCGAGGTGGGCACCGAGGGCATCCTCGGCGGGCAGGCCGAGGTGCAGGGTGTCTCGGGCACCTGGAAGGACCTCACCCAGTCCGTGAACTTCATGGCCAACAACCTGACCAGCCAGGTGCGCAACATCGCCGAGGTCACGACCGCGGTCGCCATGGGAGACCTGTCGAAGAAGATCACCGTCGACGCCAAGGGCGAGATCCTCGAACTGGTCACGACCGTCAACACGATGGTCGACCAGCTTTCCTCGTTCGCCGAGCAGGTGACCCGGGTGGCCCGCGAGGTGGGCACCGAGGGCCAGTTGGGCGGTCAGGCGCGGGTGCCCGGGGTCACGGGCATCTGGAAGGACCTGAGCGACAACGTCAACCTGATGGCCTACAACCTGACCATGCAGGTGCGGAACATCTCGCAGGTGGCGGCGGCCGTCGCCAACGGCGACCTGACCCGGACGGTGACGATCAAGGCGAGCGGCGAGGTCGCGCAGCTCGCCGACACCTTCAACACCATGGTGAAGACGCTGAGTTCGTTCGCCGAGCAGGTCACCAAGGTGGCCCGCGAGGTGGGCACGGACGGCATCCTCGGCGGTCAGGCGCACGTCCCGGGAGTCGCGGGGACGTGGAAGGACCTCACCGAGTCGGTGAACGGGATGGCGTCCAACCTGACCGGCCAGGTCCGCAACATCGCGATGGTCACCACGGCCATCGCCAAGGGCGATCTCACCAAGAAGATCGACATCGACGCGCGCGGCGAGATCCTGGAGCTCAAGACCACCATCAACACGATGGTCGACCAGCTGTCGTCGTTCGCCGAGGAGGTCACCCGGGTCGCCCGGGAGGTGGGCACGGAAGGGCAGTTGGGCGGTCAGGCGCGGGTCCGGGACGTCGACGGCACCTGGCGCGACCTCACCGAGTCGGTGAACGAGATGGCCGGGAACCTGACCCGGCAGGTGCGTGCCATCGCGCGCGTGGCGACCGCGGTGACCCGGGGTGACCTGAACCTGAAGATCGACGTGGACGCCTCCGGCGAGATCCAGGAGCTCCAGGACTACATCAACAAGATGATCGCCAACCTCCGCGACACCACCATCGCCAACAAGGAGCAGGACTGGCTGAAGGGCAACCTCGCCAGGATCTCCGCCCTGATGCAGGGCCGGCGCGATCTCGACGACGTGGCCTCGCTGATCATGAGCGAGCTGACGCCGGTGGTCTCGGCCCAGCACGGCGCGTTCTTCCTCTCGATGCCGCTGGTCGACGGCAAGGACGCGGGCACCGAGGACGACGAGGCGTACGAGCTGCGCATGCTCGGGTCGTACGGCTACTCGATGGGTTCCATGCCGACCTCGTTCCGGCCCGGCGAGGCGCTGATCGGGACGGCCGCGCAGGAGAAGCGCACGATCCTCGTGGAGAACGCGCCGAGCGGCTATCTGAAGATCTCCTCCGGGCTCGGCGAGGCCCCTCCGGCCCAGGTCATCGTGCTCCCGGTGCTCTTCGAGGGGACCGTCCTCGGGGTGATCGAGCTGGCGTCGTTCACGCCGTTCACGCAGATCCAGAAGGACTTCCTGAACCAGATCGCGGAGATGATCGCGACGAGCGTCAACACCATCTCGGTCAACACCAAGACGGAGGTTCTGCTGCGGCAGTCGCAGGAGCTCACCGAGCAACTGCGCGAGCGGTCCGCGGAGTTGGAGAACCGGCAGAAGGCGCTCCAGGACTCGAACGCGGAACTGGAGGACAAGGCCGAGCTGCTGGCCCAGCAGAACCGCGACATCGAGGTCAAGAACACCGAGATCGAGGAGGCGCGGCAGGTCCTGGAGGAGCGCGCCGAGCAGCTCGCGGTCTCCATGCGCTACAAGAGCGAGTTCCTGGCGAACATGTCGCACGAGCTGCGCACCCCGCTCAACTCGCTGCTGATCCTGGCCAAGCTGCTCGCCGACAACGCGGACACGAACCTCACGCCCAAGCAGGTGGAGTTCGCCGAGACGATCCACGGCGCGGGCTCCGACCTGCTCCAGCTCATCAACGACATCCTCGACCTGTCCAAGGTCGAGGCGGGCAAGATGGACGTGTCGCCGACCCGGATCGCGCTCGTCCAGCTCGTCGACTACGTGGAGGCGACCTTCCGGCCGCTGACCGCGGAGAAGGGGCTCGACTTCTCCGTGCGGGTCTCGCCCGAGCTGCCCGCCACGCTGCACACCGACGAGCAGCGGCTGCTCCAGGTGCTGCGCAACCTGCTGTCCAACGCGGTGAAGTTCACCGACTCCGGTGCGGTCGAGCTGGTGATCAGGCCCGCCGGCGCGGATGTGCCGGTGGCCATCCGCGAGCAGCTCCTGGAGTCGGGTTCGCTGCGGGACGCGGACGCCGATCTGATCGCGTTCTCCGTGACCGACACCGGCATCGGGATCGCGGCGAGCAAGATGCGGGTGATCTTCGAGGCGTTCAAGCAGGCGGACGGCACGACGAGCCGCAAGTACGGCGGTACGGGGCTCGGCCTCTCCATCTCGCGGGAGATCGCGCGGCTGCTGGGCGGCGAGATCTACGCCCAGAGCGAGCCGGGACGCGGCTCCACCTTCACCCTGTACCTGCCGCTGCACCCGAGCGAACTGCCGCCGCAGGGGTACGGGCAGCTCGCGCCGACGATGGAGGCGGGTGAGCTGCTGGCCTCCGAGGCCGAGCTGCGCAGCATCGGGATGCCGGCCGAGGTGAAGTCGTACCAGGACGCCCAGAACGGGCCCGCCGCGCTGTTCAGGAGGCGACGCAGGGCACTGCCGACGGCCGAGCAGCGCGCGGACGCGGCCGGGCAGCAGGAGGGGAGTGCGGGGGCCGCTCAGGAGCCGTGGGCGGCCGGACAGCAGGACGCGGGAACGCAGCAGGGGCGGGGCATCCGCTTCGAGGGCGAGAAGGTCCTGATCGTCGACGACGACATCCGCAACGTCTTCGCCCTGACCAGCGTCCTGGAACAGCACGGGCTCTCGGTGCTGTACGCGGAGAACGGCCGCGAGGGCATCGAGGTCCTGGAGCAGCACGACGATGTGACGGTCGTTCTGATGGACATCATGATGCCCGAGATGGACGGCTATGCCACGACCACGGCGATCCGGCGGATGCCGCAGTTCGCGGGGCTGCCGATCATCGCGCTCACGGCGAAGGCCATGAAGGGCGACCGGGAGAAGGCGATCGAGTCGGGTGCCTCCGACTACGTGACCAAGCCGGTCGATCCCGATCATCTGCTCTCGGTGATGGCGCAGTGGATGCGCCAGGGGTGA
- a CDS encoding response regulator, with the protein MVQKAKILLVDDRPENLLALEAILSALDQTLVRASSGEEALKALLTDDFAVILLDVQMPGMDGFETAAHIKRRERTRDIPIIFLTAINHGPHHTFRGYAAGAVDYISKPFDPWVLRAKVSVFVELYMKNCQLREQAALLRLQLEGGGKAALGESKEPAGLLAELSARLAAVEEQAEALSKQLDDDSADAAAVATAAHLERKLTGLRRALDALEPGTGSGAPSVPSQG; encoded by the coding sequence ATGGTGCAGAAGGCCAAGATCCTCCTGGTCGATGACCGGCCGGAGAATCTGTTGGCGCTGGAGGCGATCCTCTCCGCGCTCGATCAGACACTGGTACGGGCATCGTCCGGGGAGGAAGCGCTCAAAGCGCTGCTCACGGACGACTTCGCGGTCATTCTGCTGGACGTTCAGATGCCGGGCATGGACGGATTCGAGACCGCCGCGCACATCAAGCGGCGGGAGCGGACCCGGGACATCCCGATCATCTTCCTGACCGCCATCAACCACGGCCCGCACCACACCTTCCGGGGGTACGCGGCCGGCGCGGTGGACTACATCTCCAAGCCCTTCGACCCGTGGGTGCTGCGCGCGAAGGTCTCGGTGTTCGTCGAGCTCTACATGAAGAACTGCCAGCTCCGTGAGCAGGCGGCCCTGTTGCGGCTCCAGTTGGAGGGCGGCGGCAAGGCGGCGCTCGGCGAGTCCAAGGAGCCGGCCGGACTCCTCGCCGAACTCTCCGCGCGCCTCGCGGCCGTCGAGGAGCAGGCCGAGGCACTGTCCAAGCAGCTCGACGACGACTCCGCGGACGCCGCGGCCGTGGCGACCGCGGCCCATCTGGAGCGCAAACTCACCGGTCTGCGCAGGGCGCTGGACGCGCTGGAGCCGGGCACGGGCAGTGGCGCTCCCTCGGTGCCGTCCCAGGGCTGA